A stretch of DNA from Salinibaculum sp. SYNS191:
CGTTCGCGTAATCAGTTCGGTGAGCCGGCCGACTCGCCGAGAAGGATGTCGACGCCGTCCTACAGCAGGGGTCGGTCTCGACCCACTCCTCCCGTTTCGAGCGTCTCAACGATGTCGACCAAGTGTTCGGATCAAACAAGACCCATGCGTTACGGAGTGAACCAGCTTACTTATCGGGGCTTTCGAACCTGACCGCCACTGAATACTTCTGTATAGAGGAGTAAGTGGTTGGTGAACAAACACCATGGTTACTGAAGGAGATTCTGCACCCACGTTCACGCTCCCGGGTGTCGTCGACGACACGTTCGACACGTTCAGCCTCAGCGACGCGACTGAACGGGACAGTGCCGTGCTCCTCTTGTTCTATCCCTTCGATTTCAGTCCGGTATGTACCAACGAATTGTGTGCAATCCGCGATGCCGAATGGTTCGAGCTCACGCCGAATCTTGATGTGTGGGCGGCATCGGGGGATAGCGCGTATTCGCACCGAGTGTTTGCTGAGGAGTACGGGTTGAATTTCCCGCTGCTCAGTGACAGTGCTGGGCGTGTTGCATCCGCATACGACGTGTGTTACAATGAATGGGAAAACCACGAGTCCGTACCGCAACGCGCTGTCTTCCTCATCGACTCGACACAGACGATTCGATACGCGTGGTCG
This window harbors:
- a CDS encoding redoxin domain-containing protein; this encodes MVTEGDSAPTFTLPGVVDDTFDTFSLSDATERDSAVLLLFYPFDFSPVCTNELCAIRDAEWFELTPNLDVWAASGDSAYSHRVFAEEYGLNFPLLSDSAGRVASAYDVCYNEWENHESVPQRAVFLIDSTQTIRYAWSTDDALKKPDFFPVKEALDQLTEERDDFGTADVDLVVEYDETPSQIS